The following proteins are co-located in the Osmia lignaria lignaria isolate PbOS001 chromosome 12, iyOsmLign1, whole genome shotgun sequence genome:
- the Coq7 gene encoding ubiquinone biosynthesis protein COQ7, mitochondrial isoform X2, which yields MLRLRQLGIRLASTSAASRATGSGKLLDTIIRVDHAGELGADRIYAGQMAVLGRTAVGPTIQHMWDQEKKHRAKFEELIRKYRVRPTVLTPLWNVAGFVLGAGTALMGEKAAMACTVAVETVITEHYNDQLRALMESNEKIDEEILETIKKFRDEEQEHHDTVRNQCTSFAIRALKSWRA from the exons ATGCTGCGCTTAAGGCAGCTGGGAATTCGATTGGCTAGTACATCCGCAGCTTCAAGGGCAACTGGATCAGGAAAGTTATTAGATACAATTATAAGGGTAGATCATGCTGGAGAGTTAGGAGCTGACAGAATATATGCTGGACAAATGGCTGTTTTAG GTAGGACTGCTGTTGGTCCGACTATTCAGCACATGTGGGATCAAGAGAAAAAGCATCGTGCCAAATTCGAGGAATTAATTCGGAAATATCGTGTACGACCAACTGTTTTAACACCCCTTTGGAATGTTGCTGGCTTTGTTCTTGGGGCTGGTACGGCGCTTATGGGAGAAAAAGCAGCTATGGCTTGTACCGTAGCAGTGGAAACGGTGATCACAGAACATTACAATGATCAATTACGCGCTTTAATGGAAAGTAATGAAAAaatagatgaagaaatattagaaaccattaaaaaatttagagaTGAAGAGCAAGAACATCATGACACAG TTCGAAATCAATGTACCTCCTTCGCAATACGGGCCTTGAAATCCTGGCGGGCATGA
- the Coq7 gene encoding ubiquinone biosynthesis protein COQ7, mitochondrial isoform X1: MLRLRQLGIRLASTSAASRATGSGKLLDTIIRVDHAGELGADRIYAGQMAVLGRTAVGPTIQHMWDQEKKHRAKFEELIRKYRVRPTVLTPLWNVAGFVLGAGTALMGEKAAMACTVAVETVITEHYNDQLRALMESNEKIDEEILETIKKFRDEEQEHHDTGIDHGAEQAPFYQALTNVIKFGCKTAISVSKVI, translated from the exons ATGCTGCGCTTAAGGCAGCTGGGAATTCGATTGGCTAGTACATCCGCAGCTTCAAGGGCAACTGGATCAGGAAAGTTATTAGATACAATTATAAGGGTAGATCATGCTGGAGAGTTAGGAGCTGACAGAATATATGCTGGACAAATGGCTGTTTTAG GTAGGACTGCTGTTGGTCCGACTATTCAGCACATGTGGGATCAAGAGAAAAAGCATCGTGCCAAATTCGAGGAATTAATTCGGAAATATCGTGTACGACCAACTGTTTTAACACCCCTTTGGAATGTTGCTGGCTTTGTTCTTGGGGCTGGTACGGCGCTTATGGGAGAAAAAGCAGCTATGGCTTGTACCGTAGCAGTGGAAACGGTGATCACAGAACATTACAATGATCAATTACGCGCTTTAATGGAAAGTAATGAAAAaatagatgaagaaatattagaaaccattaaaaaatttagagaTGAAGAGCAAGAACATCATGACACAGGTATAGATCATGGTGCAGAACAAGCACCATTCTATCAAGCCTTaacaaatgttattaaatttggTTGTAAAACAGCTATATCGGTATCTAAagtaatataa